From Acinonyx jubatus isolate Ajub_Pintada_27869175 chromosome B2, VMU_Ajub_asm_v1.0, whole genome shotgun sequence, a single genomic window includes:
- the CALHM6 gene encoding calcium homeostasis modulator protein 6 gives MDKFQAVLNLHLQHPRVLGYGLVTLLTAGGERLFSVAVFQCPCSAAWNLPYGLVFLLVPALALFLLGYVLSARTWRLLTGCCARGARPGGCGPRLRAALVCVQLSATAAVAPLTWVAVALLGGAFYECAASGSAPLARLLCRGRDAACEAQLPLAPCHQARAPDAQDLLKELKAQSQVLGWILIAVVIIFLLIFTSIIRCLSPVSFLQLKFWKIYLEQEQQILKSQATEHATQLAKENVKCFFECSHPKEYNTPSIRDWQQISSLYTFNPKEQYYSMLHKYVHRTEKSESIKSKEGDTVIPILGFVDTPGMHTTADL, from the exons ATGGATAAGTTTCAGGCGGTGCTAAACCTGCACCTGCAGCATCCCCGCGTGCTGGGCTACGGCCTGGTGACGCTCCTGACGGCAGGCGGGGAGCGCCTGTTCTCCGTCGCGGTGTTCCAGTGCCCCTGCAGCGCCGCCTGGAACCTGCCGTACGGCCTGGTCTTCCTGCTGGTGCCCGCGCTGGCGCTCTTCCTGCTGGGCTACGTGCTGAGCGCGCGCACCTGGCGCCTGCTGACCGGCTGCTGCGCGCGCGGCGCCCGCCCCGGGGGCTGCGGACCGCGGCTGCGGGCCGCCCTGGTGTGCGTGCAGCTCAGCGCCACCGCCGCCGTCGCGCCGCTCACCTGGGTGGCCGTGGCGCTGCTCGGGGGCGCCTTCTACGAGTGCGCGGCCAGCGGGAGCGCCCCACTGGCGCGGCTGCTGTGCCGGGGCCGCGACGCCGCCTGCGAGGCCCAGCTGCCGCTGGCGCCCTGCCACCAGGCCCGGGCGCCCGACGCGCAGGACCTCCTGAAGGAGCTCAAGGCCCAGTCTCAG GTGCTGGGCTGGATCCTAATCGCAGTTGTTATcatcttccttttgatttttacatCTATCATCCGATGCCTATCTCCAGTTAGTTTTCTGCAGctgaaattttggaaaatctaTTTGGAACAGGAGCAGCAGATCCTTAAGAGTCAAGCCACAGAGCATGCGACACAATTGGCCAAAGAGAAtgttaaatgtttctttgagTGCTCACATCCGAAGGAATACAATACCCCAAGCATTAGAGACTGGCAGCAAATTTCATCACTATATACTTTCAATCCAAAGGAGCAGTACTATAGCATGTTGCACAAGTATGTTCATAGAACAGAGAAGAGTGAGAGCATCAAATctaaagaaggagatacagtGATTCCCATTCTTGGCTTTGTGGATACACCTGGTATGCACACTACTGCTGACTTGTGA